In Candidatus Poribacteria bacterium, a single genomic region encodes these proteins:
- a CDS encoding GerMN domain-containing protein, with protein MGSRCRRIIGSPVAWGIGAGVLIVAGLLAWLVFPSLMRDRVTDTDESVVEGDEEGEFLGVGVRRRSVELVYPNGEGGWTREERTIQLPPDDARRLRVVLDAWVQGSERGQTLFPRRTRVLSAFVDGDGRAYVDLSEDAVRGFAPGSASEVEAISGIARTIEANLPRVVELQLLVDGSPVVSLGGHIAVDMPLSVAYFADLP; from the coding sequence ATGGGCAGTCGATGTCGGCGCATCATCGGTTCTCCAGTCGCGTGGGGCATCGGCGCCGGCGTGTTGATCGTCGCCGGGCTGCTCGCGTGGCTCGTCTTCCCCAGCCTGATGCGCGATCGCGTCACCGACACGGACGAGAGCGTCGTCGAAGGCGACGAGGAGGGCGAGTTCCTCGGCGTCGGGGTGCGGCGGCGGTCTGTCGAGCTGGTCTACCCCAACGGCGAGGGTGGATGGACTCGCGAGGAGCGAACGATCCAGTTGCCGCCGGACGATGCGCGACGGTTGCGCGTCGTGCTGGACGCCTGGGTGCAGGGGAGCGAGCGGGGTCAGACCCTCTTTCCGCGACGGACGCGCGTTCTGTCTGCCTTCGTAGACGGTGACGGAAGAGCTTACGTCGATTTATCGGAGGACGCTGTGCGCGGCTTCGCGCCGGGCTCCGCCTCCGAGGTCGAGGCGATTTCGGGCATCGCGCGAACCATCGAGGCGAACCTGCCTCGGGTTGTCGAGCTCCAACTCCTCGTCGACGGTTCCCCGGTGGTATCACTCGGCGGGCACATCGCCGTCGATATGCCCCTCTCGGTCGCGTACTTCGCTGATCTGCCCTGA
- a CDS encoding N-acetylmuramoyl-L-alanine amidase: MAAKSKPHPMRSHWLGAFAICVVLVLLSASRSAHGQTLSFVDATGASLGESRYLRVEGTTYLPVDALSAVFDGEVVPIRARHRYTVPTKTLTVQVEYEDDTTILRVVAGTQGVRGSGDKQFRLAGPLREQNGSFWLPIGFFTEVIPGVTGVAITYRSEAGQIAVSVGASSSPTAPAGSDPSVASGPPPPPASPELVGGDSPYRATPIATPAWSELVVAIDAGHGGPDAGVQMNGLVEKQLTLELAMRLQRLAQSVGARVAMVRTTDERVSAEARSAVAASANASVYVALHFNASYQSEKSGFRILIDNPSAASASGGNRSRTPIQRAFVDASRRAAELIEAALSAAGFEGGRPIELPLATLRRAHLPAVHLELAFLSNPKEADVWRMSATLDRAAEAIWSGVARFHP; the protein is encoded by the coding sequence ATGGCTGCGAAGTCGAAGCCCCATCCGATGCGTTCGCATTGGCTTGGGGCTTTCGCCATTTGCGTCGTGCTCGTCCTGCTGTCCGCTAGTCGGTCGGCTCACGGTCAGACGCTGTCCTTCGTGGACGCGACGGGAGCCTCTCTGGGCGAGTCGAGGTACCTTCGGGTCGAAGGCACAACCTATTTGCCGGTCGACGCCTTGAGCGCCGTGTTCGACGGCGAAGTGGTGCCCATCCGAGCGCGTCACCGTTACACGGTTCCAACCAAGACGCTGACGGTGCAGGTCGAGTATGAGGACGACACGACGATCCTGCGCGTCGTCGCGGGAACCCAAGGCGTCCGGGGAAGCGGGGACAAGCAGTTCCGGCTCGCAGGCCCGCTCCGCGAGCAGAACGGCTCGTTCTGGTTGCCGATCGGGTTCTTCACGGAGGTGATTCCGGGCGTGACCGGCGTGGCGATCACCTATCGGTCTGAGGCTGGGCAGATCGCCGTGTCGGTTGGCGCATCCTCCAGCCCGACGGCTCCCGCCGGCAGCGACCCGTCGGTCGCCAGCGGACCTCCCCCTCCGCCAGCCAGTCCAGAGCTCGTCGGCGGGGATTCGCCGTACAGAGCGACGCCAATCGCCACGCCCGCATGGTCTGAGCTGGTCGTCGCAATCGATGCCGGACATGGCGGACCCGACGCCGGCGTGCAGATGAACGGGCTGGTCGAGAAACAGCTCACGCTGGAGCTTGCGATGCGCCTGCAGCGCCTGGCGCAATCCGTCGGCGCGCGTGTGGCGATGGTCAGAACCACCGACGAACGCGTGTCGGCAGAGGCGCGGAGCGCCGTTGCGGCTTCTGCCAATGCCAGCGTCTACGTGGCGCTGCACTTCAACGCGTCGTACCAGAGCGAGAAGTCCGGGTTCCGCATTCTGATCGATAACCCGTCGGCGGCGAGCGCGTCCGGTGGGAACCGAAGCCGCACGCCGATCCAGCGCGCCTTCGTCGACGCGAGTCGCCGGGCGGCGGAGCTCATCGAGGCGGCTCTGAGCGCCGCCGGATTCGAGGGCGGGCGCCCCATAGAGCTCCCGTTGGCGACGTTGCGGCGGGCTCATCTCCCGGCGGTTCATCTCGAACTGGCGTTCCTCTCGAATCCCAAGGAAGCCGACGTGTGGCGGATGAGCGCGACGCTCGACCGCGCTGCCGAGGCGATCTGGTCTGGGGTCGCGAGGTTCCACCCATAG
- a CDS encoding 50S ribosomal protein L25, translated as MQQVRLDAEHRTAHGSAAARRARRAGKVPGVLYGSGGSTTPIQIDSRDLHQLLMSHAEHALIALHLDGTDTPVVLRELQRNSFRRELLHADFLRVRMDTEITMDVNLTLEGEAPGVDEGGILEFLSRTLHIRALPANIPEGIHIDISQLGMGASVHVRDLEVPDTITVLTDPDTVLVTVATPRVETVETAVEEGAEESSEPEVVGRRGAAEDDE; from the coding sequence ATGCAGCAGGTTCGACTCGACGCGGAACACCGTACGGCTCACGGTTCCGCTGCCGCTCGCCGCGCTCGTCGCGCAGGCAAGGTTCCCGGTGTGCTCTATGGTTCGGGTGGCTCGACGACGCCGATTCAGATCGACTCGCGCGACCTGCACCAGCTTCTCATGAGCCACGCGGAACACGCACTGATCGCCTTGCACCTCGATGGAACCGACACTCCCGTGGTTCTCCGAGAGCTCCAGCGGAACTCTTTCCGCCGCGAGCTGCTCCACGCGGACTTCCTCCGCGTCCGCATGGATACGGAGATCACCATGGATGTGAACCTGACGCTCGAAGGCGAAGCGCCCGGCGTCGACGAGGGCGGAATCCTCGAGTTCCTGTCACGCACCCTCCACATCCGCGCTCTCCCGGCGAACATTCCAGAGGGTATCCACATCGACATCTCCCAGCTCGGAATGGGGGCGTCGGTTCACGTCCGCGATCTGGAAGTGCCGGATACGATCACCGTCCTGACCGATCCCGATACCGTGCTCGTCACAGTTGCCACGCCGCGCGTCGAGACGGTCGAGACTGCGGTTGAAGAAGGCGCTGAAGAGAGCTCTGAACCCGAAGTCGTCGGCAGGCGCGGTGCTGCTGAGGACGACGAGTAG